A genomic window from Vitis riparia cultivar Riparia Gloire de Montpellier isolate 1030 chromosome 18, EGFV_Vit.rip_1.0, whole genome shotgun sequence includes:
- the LOC117907154 gene encoding probable magnesium transporter NIPA4 isoform X2 codes for MAEVAVSRSWAQGMSSDNIKGLVLALSSSFFIGASFIVKKKGLKKAGASGVRAGVGGYSYLYEPLWWAGMITMIVGEIANFAAYAFAPAILVTPLGALSIIISAVLAYIILREKLHIFGILGCVLCVVGSTTIVLHAPQERGIESVKEVWDLATEPAFLFYAALVIAAVFILIVHFIPLYGQTHIMVYIGVCSLVGSLSVMSVKALGIALKLTFSGMNQLIYPQTWAFTIVVITCVITQMNYLNKALDTFNTAVVSPIYYAMFTSLTILASVIMFKVRSHDSTS; via the exons ATGGCGGAGGTCGCGGTCTCGCGGAGCTGGGCCCAGGGCATGTCCTCTGACAACATCAAGGGCTTGGTCTTGGCCCTCTCCTCCAGTTTCTTCATTGGCGCCAGTTTCATTGTCAAGAAAAAGGGCTTGAAGAAAGCCGGCGCATCCGGCGTTAGGGCTG GTGTTGGAGGTTATTCTTACTTGTACGAGCCTCTTTGGTGGGCTGGAATGATAACAA TGATTGTTGGGGAAATAGCTAATTTTGCTGCCTATGCATTCGCGCCAGCTATTCTGGTCACTCCTCTTGGTGCTCTCAGTATCATTATCAG TGCTGTACTTGCATATATTATTTTGCGGGAGAAGCTGCACATTTTTGGAATTCTTGGTTGTGTTCTGTGTGTTGTGGGGTCAACAACAATTGTTTTACATGCTCCTCAAGAACGTGGGATTGAGTCTGTCAAAGAAGTGTGGGATCTTGCAACAGAGCCAG cttttcttttttatgctGCTTTGGTGATAGCAGCAGTATTCATACTTATAGTCCATTTTATTCCGCTGTATGGCCAGACACACATAATGGTCTACATCGGTGTTTGTTCACTTGTAGGCTCACTGTCG GTCATGAGTGTTAAAGCCCTTGGAATTGCATTGAAGTTGACATTCTCGGGAATGAATCAGTTGATATATCCCCAAACGTGGGCCTTTACTATTGTTGTAATTACTTGTGTGATTACTCAAATGAACTATTTAAACAAG GCTCTCGATACATTCAACACAGCTGTTGTATCACCTATATACTACGCGATGTTTACATCATTAACCATTTTGGCTAGTGTAATCATGTTTAAG
- the LOC117907154 gene encoding probable magnesium transporter NIPA4 isoform X3: MAEVAVSRSWAQGMSSDNIKGLVLALSSSFFIGASFIVKKKGLKKAGASGVRAGVGGYSYLYEPLWWAGMITMIVGEIANFAAYAFAPAILVTPLGALSIIISAVLAYIILREKLHIFGILGCVLCVVGSTTIVLHAPQERGIESVKEVWDLATEPAFLFYAALVIAAVFILIVHFIPLYGQTHIMVYIGVCSLVGSLSVMSVKALGIALKLTFSGMNQLIYPQTWAFTIVVITCVITQMNYLNKASRHMQCYEDLFSFIFMP, translated from the exons ATGGCGGAGGTCGCGGTCTCGCGGAGCTGGGCCCAGGGCATGTCCTCTGACAACATCAAGGGCTTGGTCTTGGCCCTCTCCTCCAGTTTCTTCATTGGCGCCAGTTTCATTGTCAAGAAAAAGGGCTTGAAGAAAGCCGGCGCATCCGGCGTTAGGGCTG GTGTTGGAGGTTATTCTTACTTGTACGAGCCTCTTTGGTGGGCTGGAATGATAACAA TGATTGTTGGGGAAATAGCTAATTTTGCTGCCTATGCATTCGCGCCAGCTATTCTGGTCACTCCTCTTGGTGCTCTCAGTATCATTATCAG TGCTGTACTTGCATATATTATTTTGCGGGAGAAGCTGCACATTTTTGGAATTCTTGGTTGTGTTCTGTGTGTTGTGGGGTCAACAACAATTGTTTTACATGCTCCTCAAGAACGTGGGATTGAGTCTGTCAAAGAAGTGTGGGATCTTGCAACAGAGCCAG cttttcttttttatgctGCTTTGGTGATAGCAGCAGTATTCATACTTATAGTCCATTTTATTCCGCTGTATGGCCAGACACACATAATGGTCTACATCGGTGTTTGTTCACTTGTAGGCTCACTGTCG GTCATGAGTGTTAAAGCCCTTGGAATTGCATTGAAGTTGACATTCTCGGGAATGAATCAGTTGATATATCCCCAAACGTGGGCCTTTACTATTGTTGTAATTACTTGTGTGATTACTCAAATGAACTATTTAAACAAG gcaagtAGACACATGCAATGTTACGAggaccttttttcttttattttcatgccGTGA